One genomic region from Streptomyces sp. NBC_01431 encodes:
- a CDS encoding ArsR/SmtB family transcription factor, whose protein sequence is MAVVTTATNTRELAHPAREEIRLECVLHALSDPMRMRVVRALATAEGELSCSHFVLPVTKSTTTHHFRVLRESGVIQQVYRGTAKMNGLRRADLDALFPGLLDSILGAADREAQRLGDEA, encoded by the coding sequence ATGGCTGTCGTGACCACCGCAACGAACACCCGTGAACTCGCCCACCCGGCGCGCGAGGAGATCCGCCTGGAGTGCGTGCTGCACGCGCTGTCCGATCCGATGCGCATGCGGGTGGTCCGGGCGCTCGCGACGGCCGAAGGAGAGCTCTCCTGCTCGCACTTCGTGCTGCCCGTCACCAAGTCCACGACCACCCACCACTTCCGCGTGCTGCGCGAGAGCGGTGTGATCCAGCAGGTCTACCGGGGCACCGCGAAGATGAACGGCCTGCGCCGGGCGGACCTGGACGCGCTCTTCCCCGGCCTGCTCGACAGCATCCTCGGCGCGGCCGACCGTGAGGCGCAGCGGCTCGGCGACGAGGCCTGA
- a CDS encoding TetR/AcrR family transcriptional regulator — translation MPKGTTKRRPQTLARLLDAALEVFAESGFGAARIEDVCRRAGYTRGAFYSNFSSKEELFFALFDAHAERELERIGRLAAATQDHDLSVARIAALLAHIGPDERTWFLVTTEFTLYAIRNPEAAARLAEHDAKLREEAAGLLAGLLARVGLRPRGDLTEFLRVVIALREGALGQSYVEPGALEPGALAEKFLPLLVASVTEPL, via the coding sequence GTGCCCAAGGGAACGACGAAGCGCCGACCGCAGACGCTGGCCCGGCTGCTCGACGCCGCACTGGAGGTGTTCGCCGAGTCGGGGTTCGGCGCGGCCAGGATCGAGGACGTCTGCCGACGTGCCGGATACACCCGGGGCGCCTTCTACTCCAACTTCTCCTCCAAGGAGGAGCTCTTCTTCGCGCTGTTCGACGCGCACGCCGAACGCGAGCTGGAGCGGATCGGCAGGCTGGCCGCGGCCACACAGGACCACGACCTGTCGGTGGCGCGGATCGCCGCGCTGCTCGCTCACATCGGGCCCGACGAGCGCACCTGGTTCCTGGTGACGACCGAGTTCACCCTGTACGCGATCCGCAATCCCGAGGCCGCCGCGCGCCTGGCCGAGCACGACGCCAAGCTGCGCGAGGAGGCGGCCGGACTGCTCGCGGGACTGCTCGCGCGCGTCGGTCTCAGGCCGCGCGGAGATCTGACCGAATTCCTGCGGGTCGTGATCGCTCTGCGTGAGGGTGCGCTCGGGCAGAGCTATGTGGAACCGGGGGCCCTGGAGCCCGGGGCACTGGCCGAGAAGTTTCTGCCGCTCCTCGTGGCATCCGTGACCGAACCGCTCTGA
- a CDS encoding NADH:flavin oxidoreductase/NADH oxidase, protein MPAASALFEPYTLRSLTFPNRVWMAPMCQYSAESSGDAAGVATDWHFAHYAARATGGTGLVLVEATAVSTEGRISPGDLGIWNDTQVEAFRRITRFLRSQGTVPGIQIAHAGRKASTDRPWLGGAPLKPQSEEGWQPVGPSPLAWDEHHSVPTELTVDQIQEVVGQFADAARRALDAGFKVAEIHGAHGYLIGQFLSPHSNKRTDAYGGSFENRTRLALEVTDAVRAVWPEELPLFFRVSATDWLDEGGWTADETVRLAALLKEHGVDLLDVSSGGNASGVRITTGPGYQVPFAARVKQETPLPVAAVGLITEPRQAEKILANGEADAVLLGRELLRNPSWARHAARELGGEVHVPEQYHRSV, encoded by the coding sequence GTGCCTGCTGCGAGTGCCCTCTTCGAGCCCTACACCCTGCGGTCCCTGACCTTCCCGAACCGGGTCTGGATGGCGCCCATGTGCCAGTACTCCGCCGAGAGCTCAGGGGACGCGGCGGGCGTGGCGACCGACTGGCACTTCGCGCACTACGCGGCCCGCGCGACCGGCGGCACGGGACTGGTCCTCGTGGAGGCCACAGCCGTCAGCACTGAGGGCCGGATCTCCCCCGGGGACCTGGGCATCTGGAACGACACCCAGGTCGAGGCGTTCCGCCGGATCACCCGTTTCCTCCGGAGCCAGGGCACCGTCCCGGGCATCCAGATCGCGCACGCCGGACGAAAGGCCTCCACGGACCGGCCCTGGCTGGGCGGCGCCCCGCTGAAGCCGCAGAGCGAGGAGGGCTGGCAGCCGGTCGGCCCGAGCCCCCTCGCCTGGGACGAGCACCACAGCGTACCGACCGAGCTGACGGTCGATCAAATCCAGGAGGTGGTGGGCCAGTTCGCCGACGCCGCCCGCCGGGCGCTGGACGCCGGTTTCAAGGTGGCCGAGATCCACGGTGCGCACGGCTATCTGATCGGTCAGTTCCTCTCGCCCCACTCCAACAAGCGCACCGACGCGTACGGCGGCTCGTTCGAGAACCGCACCCGCCTCGCCCTCGAAGTCACCGACGCCGTCCGGGCCGTGTGGCCCGAGGAACTGCCGCTGTTCTTCCGCGTCTCGGCCACCGACTGGCTGGACGAGGGCGGCTGGACCGCTGATGAGACGGTCCGCCTGGCCGCGCTGCTCAAGGAGCACGGCGTGGACCTCCTGGACGTCTCGTCCGGCGGCAACGCCTCGGGCGTACGCATCACGACCGGGCCCGGCTACCAGGTGCCGTTCGCCGCGCGAGTAAAGCAGGAGACCCCGCTGCCGGTCGCGGCGGTCGGCCTGATCACCGAACCCCGGCAGGCCGAGAAGATTCTCGCCAACGGCGAGGCCGATGCGGTCCTGCTGGGCCGCGAACTCCTGCGCAACCCGTCGTGGGCCCGCCACGCGGCCCGTGAACTGGGCGGCGAGGTGCACGTGCCGGAGCAGTACCACCGCTCGGTCTGA
- a CDS encoding TetR/AcrR family transcriptional regulator, protein MSPRSASVNEELRRRSRERLLQATVELVAERGYEATTLGAIADRAGSARGLVSYYFPGKRQLLQTAVHRLMHLSLEAGLEREPRTADGRERLARAIDAILGLSRDQPVLMRAHMAGILQAQGFVQCPEQQRLAALLRDTVHRYGSPDVDADYPLLRANLMGAVFAALLPGAPMDTGKLRAELFQRYGLDWEMGVPPEQGT, encoded by the coding sequence ATGTCCCCGCGCAGCGCATCGGTCAATGAAGAGTTGCGCAGACGTTCTCGCGAGCGGCTGCTGCAAGCCACGGTGGAACTGGTGGCGGAACGCGGCTACGAGGCGACGACGCTCGGCGCTATCGCGGACCGGGCCGGTTCGGCCCGCGGTCTCGTCTCGTACTACTTCCCGGGCAAGCGGCAGTTGCTCCAGACCGCCGTGCACCGCCTCATGCATCTGAGCCTGGAGGCGGGCCTGGAGCGCGAGCCGCGGACCGCCGACGGCAGGGAGCGCCTGGCGCGTGCGATCGACGCGATCCTCGGGCTCTCGCGGGACCAGCCGGTCCTCATGCGGGCGCACATGGCGGGCATTCTCCAGGCCCAGGGCTTCGTGCAGTGCCCCGAGCAGCAGCGGCTCGCGGCCCTGCTGCGGGACACGGTCCACCGGTACGGCTCGCCCGACGTGGACGCCGACTACCCGCTGCTGCGCGCCAACCTGATGGGCGCGGTGTTCGCCGCACTGCTGCCGGGCGCGCCGATGGACACGGGCAAGTTGCGGGCCGAGCTGTTCCAGCGCTACGGACTCGACTGGGAGATGGGCGTACCGCCCGAGCAGGGCACCTGA
- a CDS encoding WD40/YVTN/BNR-like repeat-containing protein, producing the protein MTEVLLTVGTRKGLFLGRRRGGTWEFDGPHFNAQAVYSIAIDTRHGPVPRLLVGGDSAHWGPSVFHSDDLGRSWTEPKQPAVKFPEFTGASLERVWQLRPAGPEAPGVVYAGTEPAALFRSEDGGESFELVRPLWEHPTRSRWVPGGGGEGLHTIVTDPRDSRALTVAVSTAGVFRTRDAGASWAPANKGVSAVFLPDPNPEFGQCVHKIAQDPGDPDRMYLQNHWGVYRSDDAGDRWTDIGAGLPSTFGFAAATHPRRPGTAYVFPITADSDRVPADNKCRVFRTEDAGKTWDALSAGLPQDPHYGTVLRDALCTDDADPAGVYFGNRNGEVYASADDGDSWSLLASHLADVLCVRAAVIG; encoded by the coding sequence ATGACCGAGGTACTGCTCACGGTGGGTACACGCAAGGGACTCTTTCTCGGCCGCAGGCGCGGCGGGACATGGGAGTTCGACGGGCCTCACTTCAACGCCCAGGCGGTGTATTCCATCGCCATCGACACCCGGCACGGCCCGGTGCCCCGACTGCTCGTCGGCGGGGACAGCGCGCACTGGGGCCCATCGGTGTTCCACTCGGACGACCTGGGCCGGAGCTGGACCGAACCGAAGCAACCGGCCGTGAAGTTCCCCGAGTTCACGGGTGCCTCACTGGAGCGGGTGTGGCAACTGCGCCCGGCCGGACCCGAGGCGCCCGGCGTGGTGTACGCGGGCACGGAGCCGGCGGCACTGTTCCGTTCCGAGGACGGCGGGGAGAGCTTCGAGCTCGTACGGCCGCTGTGGGAGCATCCGACCCGCTCCCGATGGGTCCCCGGCGGCGGGGGCGAGGGACTGCACACCATCGTCACGGACCCGCGTGACAGCCGGGCGCTGACGGTGGCGGTCTCCACGGCGGGGGTGTTCCGCACCCGTGACGCGGGGGCGAGCTGGGCGCCCGCCAACAAGGGCGTCTCGGCGGTGTTCCTGCCGGACCCGAACCCGGAGTTCGGCCAGTGCGTCCACAAGATCGCCCAGGACCCGGGCGACCCGGACCGCATGTATCTGCAGAACCACTGGGGGGTGTACCGCAGCGACGACGCGGGCGACCGGTGGACGGACATCGGCGCCGGGCTGCCGTCCACCTTCGGCTTCGCGGCCGCCACCCATCCGCGCCGGCCGGGCACCGCGTACGTCTTCCCCATCACCGCCGACTCCGACCGGGTCCCGGCGGACAACAAGTGCCGTGTCTTCCGTACCGAGGACGCGGGCAAGACCTGGGACGCGCTCTCGGCGGGCCTCCCGCAGGACCCGCACTACGGCACGGTCCTGCGCGACGCGCTCTGCACCGACGACGCCGACCCCGCGGGGGTCTACTTCGGCAACCGCAACGGAGAGGTGTACGCGAGCGCCGACGACGGCGACAGCTGGAGCCTGCTCGCCTCACACCTGGCGGACGTGCTCTGCGTACGGGCGGCGGTGATCGGCTGA
- a CDS encoding uracil-DNA glycosylase: MAPRPLHELVEAGWAKALEPAAGRIAAMGDFLRTEIAAGRTYLPAGANVLRAFQQPFDDVRVLIVGQDPYPTPGMAIGLSFAVSPEVRSLPGSLENIFREMHSDLGLPRPSNGDLTPWARQGVLLLNRALTTAPRKPAAHRGKGWEEVTEQAIRALVARGTPLVSVLWGRDARNLRPLLGDLPAIESAHPSPMSADRGFFGSRPFSRTNELLERQGAQPVDWRLP, encoded by the coding sequence GCCGGACGCATCGCGGCGATGGGGGACTTCCTCCGGACCGAGATCGCCGCCGGACGGACCTATCTCCCGGCGGGGGCGAACGTGTTGCGGGCCTTCCAGCAGCCCTTCGACGACGTACGCGTCCTGATCGTGGGCCAGGATCCCTATCCCACGCCGGGGATGGCCATCGGCTTGAGCTTCGCGGTCTCGCCCGAGGTGCGGTCGCTGCCGGGCAGCCTGGAGAACATCTTCCGGGAGATGCACTCCGACCTGGGTCTGCCGCGCCCTTCCAACGGAGATCTGACGCCCTGGGCCCGGCAGGGCGTGCTGCTGCTCAACAGGGCGCTGACGACGGCCCCACGCAAGCCGGCCGCCCACCGCGGCAAGGGGTGGGAAGAGGTCACGGAGCAGGCGATCCGGGCGCTGGTCGCGCGCGGCACACCGCTGGTGTCGGTGCTGTGGGGCAGGGACGCCCGCAACCTGCGGCCGCTGCTCGGCGACCTCCCGGCGATCGAATCCGCCCACCCCTCACCGATGTCCGCCGATCGCGGCTTCTTCGGCTCGCGTCCCTTCAGCCGCACCAACGAACTCCTGGAGCGCCAGGGCGCCCAGCCGGTCGACTGGCGACTGCCGTAG
- a CDS encoding VOC family protein, translating into MVHVLSSRTLLRPTDPERSRAFYGEQLGLAVYREFGTGPERGTVYFLGGGFLEVSGRSDHPSAPGLQLWLQVADAEQAHEELRGRGVPIVRPPVREPWGLVEMWIADPDGVRIAVVEVPADHPMRFRP; encoded by the coding sequence ATGGTGCACGTACTGAGCAGCCGGACCCTCCTGCGTCCCACCGACCCCGAGCGTTCGCGCGCCTTCTACGGCGAGCAGCTCGGCCTCGCGGTCTACCGCGAGTTCGGTACGGGGCCGGAGCGCGGCACGGTGTACTTCCTGGGCGGCGGGTTCCTTGAGGTGTCGGGGCGCTCTGACCACCCGTCGGCGCCGGGTCTTCAGCTGTGGCTCCAGGTCGCCGACGCCGAGCAGGCGCACGAGGAGCTGAGGGGCCGGGGCGTGCCGATCGTGCGGCCGCCGGTGCGTGAGCCGTGGGGGCTGGTCGAGATGTGGATCGCGGACCCGGACGGCGTCCGCATCGCGGTCGTGGAGGTCCCCGCCGACCATCCGATGCGCTTCCGCCCCTGA
- a CDS encoding GNAT family N-acetyltransferase, with the protein MDTTSRTDGELTYRDATEADVEALVPLIESAYRGDSSRTGWTTEADILQGQRTDPEGVRAVIATPGSRLLTVARDGVLVACCQLEHRGDAAYFGMFAVSPALQGAGLGKQIIAEAERTAKAEWGVSEMHMTVISVRDELIAFYERRGYRRTGKMTPFPYGDERFGVPQRNDLEFELLVKQLD; encoded by the coding sequence ATGGACACCACCAGCCGGACCGACGGAGAGCTGACCTACCGGGACGCCACCGAAGCAGACGTCGAGGCGCTGGTGCCGCTCATCGAGTCGGCCTACCGCGGGGACTCCAGCCGCACCGGCTGGACCACCGAGGCCGACATCCTCCAGGGACAGCGCACGGACCCGGAAGGCGTCCGCGCCGTCATCGCGACGCCGGGCAGCCGACTGCTCACGGTGGCCCGGGACGGCGTCCTCGTCGCCTGCTGCCAGCTGGAGCACCGCGGCGACGCGGCCTACTTCGGGATGTTCGCGGTCTCTCCCGCCCTCCAGGGAGCGGGACTTGGCAAGCAGATCATCGCCGAGGCGGAGCGCACCGCCAAGGCCGAGTGGGGCGTCAGTGAGATGCACATGACCGTGATCTCGGTGCGCGACGAGCTGATCGCGTTCTACGAGCGGCGCGGCTACCGCCGTACGGGAAAGATGACGCCCTTCCCGTACGGCGACGAGCGCTTCGGGGTACCGCAGCGCAACGACCTCGAATTCGAGCTGCTGGTCAAGCAGCTGGACTGA
- a CDS encoding DUF5134 domain-containing protein: MHGPVVPGWLLVALCAATGSYCLLRMRSGSPTARSAAGGEAVMGFGMAAMAVPAAFLAPPPWILSAYAVVFGGAALRALWLARGAAHHLHHAVGSLAMVYMALAMVPAAGDAAHAGHTGHTAGGVPALTGVLLLYFAAYVLSTGVRLLPVAAGGAPSGAVSWGARPELALACRLSMGIAMLAMLIAV; the protein is encoded by the coding sequence GTGCACGGTCCGGTGGTGCCCGGCTGGCTGCTCGTCGCGCTGTGCGCGGCGACCGGTTCGTACTGTCTGCTGCGGATGCGCAGCGGTTCGCCGACGGCGCGCAGTGCGGCGGGGGGTGAGGCCGTGATGGGGTTCGGCATGGCCGCGATGGCCGTTCCAGCCGCGTTCCTCGCGCCCCCGCCCTGGATCCTGAGCGCGTACGCGGTGGTCTTCGGCGGTGCCGCGCTGCGGGCGCTGTGGCTGGCCCGGGGAGCGGCGCACCATCTGCACCACGCGGTGGGCTCGCTTGCGATGGTCTACATGGCGCTCGCGATGGTGCCGGCGGCCGGGGACGCCGCGCACGCCGGCCACACGGGGCACACCGCGGGCGGGGTGCCGGCGCTGACCGGAGTGCTGCTGCTGTACTTCGCGGCCTATGTGCTCTCGACGGGGGTGCGGCTGCTGCCGGTCGCGGCCGGCGGTGCCCCGAGCGGGGCCGTCTCGTGGGGAGCACGGCCGGAACTGGCACTGGCCTGCCGCCTGTCGATGGGCATCGCCATGCTCGCGATGCTGATCGCCGTCTGA
- a CDS encoding class II aldolase/adducin family protein: MSDHETAPTTAQVIAGAAGPTPEGAGVPMPPVFEDAEQERRYRKEQLAAGFRLFGRFGFSEGVAGHITVRDPEHPDRFWVNPFGMSFGQIKASDLILVDHDGNLLHGARPVNRAAFVIHSEVHKARPDAIAAAHSHSLHGKAFSSLGVPLDPITQDACAFFEDHGLYTDYRGVVSDAEEGKRIGAALGAYKAVILQNHGLLTVGHSVAEAVWWFITMERSCQAQLLAMAAGTPKHIDRETALRTRDQLGGHFAGWFQAQPLYDQIAASDPDHVN, translated from the coding sequence ATGAGTGACCACGAAACCGCCCCCACGACCGCCCAGGTCATCGCGGGAGCCGCGGGCCCCACGCCCGAAGGGGCCGGTGTTCCGATGCCGCCGGTCTTCGAGGACGCCGAACAGGAGCGCCGCTACCGCAAGGAGCAACTCGCCGCCGGATTCCGGCTGTTCGGTCGCTTCGGATTCTCCGAAGGGGTCGCGGGGCACATCACCGTCCGCGACCCCGAGCACCCCGACCGGTTCTGGGTGAACCCGTTCGGCATGAGCTTCGGCCAGATCAAGGCGTCCGACCTGATCCTCGTCGACCACGACGGCAACCTCCTGCACGGGGCCCGCCCGGTCAACCGCGCCGCGTTCGTCATCCACTCCGAGGTCCACAAGGCCCGCCCCGACGCGATCGCGGCCGCCCACTCGCACTCCCTGCACGGCAAGGCGTTCTCCTCGCTGGGCGTCCCCCTCGACCCGATCACCCAGGACGCCTGCGCGTTCTTCGAGGACCACGGCCTCTACACCGACTACCGGGGCGTGGTCAGCGACGCCGAGGAGGGCAAGCGGATCGGCGCGGCGCTCGGTGCGTACAAGGCGGTGATCCTGCAAAACCACGGGCTGCTGACCGTCGGGCACTCGGTGGCCGAGGCCGTGTGGTGGTTCATCACCATGGAGCGCTCCTGCCAGGCCCAGCTGCTGGCCATGGCTGCCGGCACCCCGAAGCACATCGACCGCGAGACCGCCCTGCGCACCCGGGATCAGCTCGGCGGTCACTTCGCGGGCTGGTTCCAGGCGCAGCCGCTGTACGACCAGATCGCCGCATCCGATCCGGATCATGTCAACTAG
- a CDS encoding FAD-dependent oxidoreductase: protein MLRIAVVGSGPSGVYTAQGLVEQSAVAGVRVDVLDRLPCPYGLVRYGVAPDHEKIKSLQNNLRTVLEDDRVRFLGHVEVGPGGVPPELLLRLYHAVVYCVGAKTDRHLGIPGEELPGSFSATEFVSWYSAHPDADPNGFALGARSAVVIGAGNVAVDVARMLVRGADELRPTDVPHAALGALAVSRVREVHMAARRGPSQARFTTKELRELGALPGADVTVAEDELTLDPDFADPAALPAPVRRNVEVLRGWVGRPPRPAARLLRLRFYLRPVEILARAGRVGAVRFERTAPDGSGGVVGTGVYEEIDAQLVLRAVGYRGMPPDGLPFDPVSGTVPHAAGRVLRAGAPSPGEYVAGWIKRGPTGVIGTNRPCAKETVASLLQDAPRLALRQVPSEPLDAMRELGLHPVTWQGWLAIERAEAELGRSLGRRSVKIADWAGLLSAAAPRQG, encoded by the coding sequence ATGCTGCGCATCGCCGTCGTCGGGTCCGGGCCGAGCGGGGTCTACACCGCCCAGGGCCTGGTGGAGCAGAGCGCGGTGGCCGGCGTGCGGGTGGACGTCCTGGACCGGCTGCCCTGCCCGTACGGTCTCGTCCGCTACGGCGTCGCACCGGACCACGAGAAGATCAAGTCGCTCCAGAACAATCTGCGCACGGTCCTGGAGGACGACCGGGTCCGCTTCCTCGGACATGTCGAGGTGGGCCCCGGCGGCGTGCCGCCCGAGCTGCTTCTGCGGCTCTACCACGCGGTGGTGTACTGCGTCGGCGCGAAGACCGACCGGCACCTCGGCATTCCGGGCGAGGAGCTGCCGGGCAGCTTCTCCGCCACCGAGTTCGTCTCCTGGTACAGCGCGCACCCCGATGCCGACCCCAACGGCTTTGCCCTGGGCGCCCGTTCGGCGGTGGTGATCGGCGCGGGCAACGTGGCGGTCGACGTCGCGCGGATGCTGGTCCGCGGCGCCGATGAGCTGCGGCCGACCGATGTGCCGCACGCCGCGCTCGGCGCGCTCGCCGTCAGCCGGGTGCGCGAGGTGCACATGGCGGCCCGGCGCGGCCCCTCGCAGGCCCGGTTCACCACCAAGGAGCTGCGCGAGCTGGGCGCACTGCCGGGCGCCGACGTGACGGTGGCCGAGGACGAGCTGACCCTCGACCCGGACTTCGCCGATCCGGCCGCGCTGCCGGCGCCCGTGCGGCGCAACGTGGAGGTGCTGCGGGGCTGGGTAGGGCGCCCACCGCGACCCGCCGCCCGCCTGCTGCGGCTGAGGTTCTATCTGCGCCCCGTCGAGATCCTCGCGCGTGCGGGCCGGGTGGGCGCGGTGCGTTTCGAGCGGACCGCGCCGGACGGATCGGGCGGGGTGGTGGGCACCGGGGTGTACGAGGAGATCGACGCCCAGCTGGTGCTTCGGGCGGTCGGCTACCGCGGGATGCCGCCGGATGGCCTGCCGTTCGACCCGGTGTCCGGGACGGTGCCGCACGCCGCGGGCCGGGTGCTGCGCGCGGGGGCGCCGTCGCCGGGCGAGTACGTGGCGGGCTGGATCAAACGCGGGCCGACGGGCGTGATCGGCACCAACCGGCCCTGCGCGAAGGAGACGGTCGCCTCCCTCCTCCAGGACGCGCCCCGGCTCGCGCTGCGTCAGGTCCCGAGCGAACCGCTCGACGCCATGCGGGAGTTGGGGCTGCACCCGGTGACCTGGCAGGGCTGGCTGGCGATCGAACGCGCCGAAGCCGAACTCGGTCGCTCGCTGGGACGCCGCTCCGTGAAGATCGCCGACTGGGCGGGACTGCTGTCGGCAGCCGCGCCGCGGCAGGGGTGA
- a CDS encoding M56 family metallopeptidase has protein sequence MTVSLALLVLGLVSAVAAPRLLARADWVEREPVVALWVWQCVVAAVLLCFGLAMVFSAASAWQTVRGQVFASAPRAVVEAYALGPYGPWSAALAVVLFLGGAWTGAMLTREIRDSWARRHRSRAELRLRSPLLPGEEPSGERLVVLEAARPDAWWLPGQTPQLVITTAALQRLKGRQLDAVLAHEVGHARARHDWLLHCSGALARGFPQVPVFAAFRDEMHRLVELAADDVASRRFGRLTIALALVELNEHRGVFGPCPAPDGQLPQRVHRLLSAAPRLTAAHRLRLTAYAALVPAVPLLVALVPGLRALG, from the coding sequence ATGACGGTCTCCCTCGCGTTGCTGGTGCTCGGCCTGGTGTCCGCCGTCGCCGCCCCGCGACTGCTCGCCCGCGCCGACTGGGTCGAGCGCGAGCCGGTGGTGGCCCTGTGGGTGTGGCAGTGCGTGGTGGCCGCGGTGCTGCTCTGCTTCGGGCTCGCGATGGTGTTCAGTGCCGCGTCGGCCTGGCAGACCGTGCGCGGCCAGGTCTTCGCGTCCGCGCCCCGGGCCGTCGTCGAGGCGTACGCGCTGGGGCCGTACGGCCCCTGGTCGGCGGCGCTGGCGGTGGTGCTGTTCCTCGGTGGCGCCTGGACCGGGGCGATGCTCACCCGGGAGATCCGGGACAGCTGGGCGCGCCGTCACCGCAGCCGCGCCGAGCTGCGGCTGCGCTCGCCCCTGCTGCCCGGCGAGGAACCCTCGGGTGAGCGCCTGGTGGTGCTGGAGGCCGCGCGGCCGGACGCCTGGTGGCTGCCTGGCCAGACCCCTCAACTGGTCATCACTACAGCGGCACTTCAGCGTCTGAAGGGCCGTCAGCTCGACGCGGTGCTCGCCCACGAGGTGGGGCACGCGCGGGCCCGGCACGACTGGCTGCTGCACTGCTCGGGCGCCCTCGCCCGGGGTTTCCCCCAGGTGCCGGTGTTCGCGGCGTTCCGCGACGAGATGCACCGCCTGGTGGAGCTGGCCGCCGACGACGTGGCCTCCCGCCGCTTCGGCCGCCTCACGATCGCGCTGGCCCTGGTCGAACTCAACGAGCACCGCGGGGTGTTCGGGCCCTGCCCCGCCCCGGACGGCCAGCTCCCCCAGCGCGTGCACCGGCTCCTGTCGGCGGCTCCGAGGCTGACGGCGGCCCACCGGCTGCGGCTGACCGCGTACGCCGCGCTCGTTCCGGCGGTGCCGCTCCTGGTGGCTCTCGTACCGGGACTGCGCGCCCTGGGCTAG
- a CDS encoding phosphatase PAP2 family protein, with amino-acid sequence MQLAPVVPRTRTRPTAPLRVGIVCLALATLLLALVVAAWGPLMSLDRAVAEGLHREAVADPGLTRVNRVLTDWVWDPWAMRALLAVVVGVLLWRGERLVALWVAATSAIGTAVQQGVKAAVGRDRPRWPDPVDSAGYSAFPSGHALSVTVAFGLLVWLLALYGAGPRARRGVLAAGALCALGVGFTRLFLGVHWLSDVVGGWLIGVAVVTLSAAAHERWALNRRG; translated from the coding sequence ATGCAGCTCGCTCCCGTCGTGCCCCGCACCCGCACCCGTCCCACCGCTCCCCTGCGCGTCGGCATCGTCTGCCTCGCCCTCGCCACGCTGCTCCTGGCCCTGGTCGTGGCCGCGTGGGGTCCGCTGATGTCCCTGGACCGTGCGGTCGCGGAGGGGCTGCACCGGGAAGCGGTCGCCGACCCCGGACTCACCCGTGTCAACCGGGTGCTGACCGACTGGGTGTGGGACCCGTGGGCGATGCGGGCCCTGCTCGCGGTCGTCGTCGGGGTGCTGCTGTGGCGCGGCGAGCGGCTCGTGGCGCTGTGGGTGGCAGCAACGAGCGCGATCGGCACGGCCGTTCAGCAAGGGGTGAAGGCGGCCGTCGGGCGGGACCGGCCGCGCTGGCCGGACCCGGTGGACTCGGCCGGCTACTCCGCCTTCCCCTCCGGCCACGCGCTGAGCGTGACGGTCGCCTTCGGGCTCCTGGTGTGGCTGCTCGCCCTGTACGGGGCCGGACCCCGGGCCCGCCGGGGCGTGCTCGCGGCCGGGGCCCTCTGTGCACTGGGCGTGGGGTTCACCCGGCTGTTCCTGGGGGTGCACTGGCTCTCGGACGTGGTGGGCGGCTGGCTGATCGGTGTGGCGGTCGTCACGCTCAGCGCGGCGGCCCACGAGCGATGGGCCTTGAACCGACGCGGGTGA
- a CDS encoding HAD family hydrolase — protein sequence MTIKGVLFDFSGTLFRIEPVGDWLSAVLDSCGITLPDDELAMRARELEEAGALPGGANPLRLPEHLAELWPVRDRSTELHRETYTALARQVALPDPRLYDLLYERHMTPAAWRPYPDTKAVLAGLRERGIPVAVVSNIGWDLRPVFRAHGLDSFVDAYLLSFEHAVQKPHERLFQLACDALGQDPREVLMVGDDRRADGGAAALGCAVHFVDHLPVDERPEALRAVLALAGEGR from the coding sequence ATGACGATCAAGGGCGTTCTCTTCGACTTCTCCGGGACCCTGTTTCGCATCGAACCGGTCGGCGACTGGCTCTCCGCCGTGCTCGACTCCTGCGGCATCACATTGCCGGACGACGAACTCGCCATGCGTGCAAGGGAGTTGGAGGAGGCGGGAGCGCTGCCCGGCGGCGCCAATCCGCTCCGCCTGCCCGAGCACCTGGCGGAGCTGTGGCCCGTGCGCGACCGGAGCACCGAGCTCCACCGCGAGACGTACACCGCTCTCGCGCGCCAGGTGGCGCTGCCCGATCCGCGCCTGTACGACCTGCTCTACGAACGCCACATGACCCCGGCGGCCTGGCGCCCGTACCCCGACACGAAGGCGGTGCTCGCCGGGTTGCGGGAGCGGGGCATCCCCGTCGCCGTCGTCAGCAACATCGGCTGGGACCTGCGGCCGGTCTTTCGCGCGCACGGCCTGGACTCTTTCGTGGACGCGTACCTGCTGTCCTTCGAGCACGCGGTGCAAAAGCCACACGAGCGGCTGTTCCAGCTGGCCTGTGACGCGCTGGGGCAGGATCCCCGGGAGGTGCTGATGGTCGGTGACGACCGGCGTGCGGACGGCGGGGCCGCGGCGCTCGGCTGCGCGGTGCACTTCGTGGACCATCTGCCGGTGGACGAGCGTCCGGAGGCTCTGCGGGCGGTGCTCGCGCTGGCCGGGGAAGGCCGCTGA